A segment of the Cololabis saira isolate AMF1-May2022 chromosome 3, fColSai1.1, whole genome shotgun sequence genome:
gtctgtactgactgggtcatgtgaccagttctgggtcagtctaatcagtcaacagctgagctcttgttgctaggggcaacaacaACCTCGAAATGAGGAAGGTTCCGGActggctgtgagaaaaccccagctttcctcaaataactctgatttgtgagaaaaccatagctcctagcagaaaaacaaagacatcgtgagagcgACAGAACCCAGCAGATTCTGACatacttaattttattcagatattccttaaaatgtgttagtaacggcagttcgaaaacaaaaatgagatttttttgaagaaaacttttttttacattgcagtcaatggagacagaggcaggaattTGCGTGGCTGTTAGCCCcgccgtttaaattttgttcataccacgcctgtcaaagtcacattttatgaatcccaacacctatgtctacattttgaccaaaaattatttgtccagcttttacggttcggccttgagctcgagttacaaataaaaaacatggtCATTTTTTGACTGTTCACTCACTCTAAACAATTAGAActtcactctagatttgacaaaaaagtgatttccagtcctcgcttgagcactcatatcttgaaaagtgtacattttaggaaaaaacagcttcaggtttggagagagaagagaagttttccttcgttttgaagtttgaatgacagttctacgtgcaagtatgagaaagatacgtgactcagaaaaaaggtgaattttgtcttttttctcccatccgctttgaatggcgccatagaaaTACATGGGGAAatgagttccccattagtttggaaatttggaaatgtttttgcactttgtgcaaaaactatttgtgcaatcactctgaaaatccacaggactgtagttaaattcagggcctacaactttctaaatcggttcagaattgttcgagtaacggtgtgcgagtggtgatgCCCCAAAtttctcccaatgcattccggatggcgctaaaagcgcacatttgtgcacgttgcgcaaaaacgtgcacgccaatcgctaataaaagtcatagcacacgattcccgcttaatacgcacgtttctacgtttttactttttgcgttttctcaaagctgtaggaggagtagcgaaccgaaatctgtccggaaaatgaataataataaacccgCAGGATAACATTAGTGCCTCTGGCTTCGCCAGAGGCATTCCTCCTccttgctattgcatagctttggaggaggagtgcctcttgctgcagccgtggcactaaatacatattgtactgtgcgcatgtttaaattgtgttctttgttgaattttatgctcctttatataggctaccactttgttttcaaacatccgtaggatgatcattcccaaacgtATAATACCAgtacgtaacattttgatctgacgtgtttccggtttctgctaagtgctgtcccattcttatttataccatttggagtcctcacaccctcgcacacttgatcacgtgacgctgacgtcactgaaagtctgtgagggctcagggcttgagggtttagggtggagtttgggattgggggctatttataccatttggagccctcacaccctctcacacttgatcacgtgacgctgacgtcactgaaaATATGTGAGGTTTCAGGGtttgagggtttagggtggagattgggattcAGCATGCTATTTGGCGGGCTGGTATTACGGTCTAAGGGGTCCTTCTCTGAACACGTGCTCCACGTAACATtacaacacagtgacagaaaactataacagatgaaaagctgctgctattcatttatgctgttgagaattctgcaCTCAAGGTTAAgccaaatgtattttaattttcttattgattgtgagtttgactggttgtcattcaacttttgaacctagtaggtaaactacctccttttgaagtgaaatgtacttatttttgttattgcactatgctgcactttttgttttagtttacaatttcatgtttctacattttgtggcaccagtttGTGGCATCAGcataagctttgttttgatccaatgatgcagtcagtgaaaaaaaaatatataaccatgttggagagaatggacaatacatttttttacttaatttactttacttttttttactttacttttttacttaattcattgccaaaaaaaagtgatcggatcgggaaaaatcgggatcggcagaaactcaaactcaagtgatcgggagctaaaaaattcTGATCGGGACGACCCtaataacaattaaatataTAAGTTATACAAAAGCCAAAAAGACAGATCGTATAATAGTAAAGTGATAATTGCAATATATAATTGACTCAGAATGCTATAGTTATATAATAGTAGTATAATGTAATGTGATAAATGTTTTCTGTACCCCACAATatctgttatgaaaatattgcaCAAGGTTATCGCAGTGTTGCACTATTTGGATGAAATCTGCTTTGTTTAGGTCGTCACGTCCCGGTCCTCCACCCCTGGCTCCGATCCCTCATCAGTGCTGGCTCCGGGACTCTCctgtgtttccatggagatgctCTCTGACCCTgacctcttcctcatcttcatcatcagcaccagcagcaggatgacgacAACCAGCAGAACGACGGGAGCGGAGATGACGTGGACTCTGAATGAGTGGAAAGACTCCACCCTCCAGCTCACGTCCAGCCGGTTGTCCAGACTCAGGTGAGACGCTGCACAGGTGTACTTGTGcttcctctgcagctcctcttcatccaccATCAGCGTCTTCCTCAGCTGGTAGAGACCGTTGCCGTTGGGCAGCACCGAGCCAACGGTCATTTGGTCCTCGTCCACGGGTTCACCGTCCCGCAGCAGCGTCAGGTTGATGTGGCGAGGGTAGAAGTCTGTGGCCAGACAGGTGATctgggccccgcccccccccggcTGTGATAGGAGGCGTAGTCGAGGTCGAACACGACGCATCACCAGGTGCTTGTTGCTCTCCAGCAGGCGTCGCAGAATCTGGACGCAGAAGGGCAGGTAGACCTCTGAGaagaacatctgcatctgactctGCTTCATGGTGTCCAACTGGAAATCCCAACCGTCACCACCGCCGTACAGGAAGTGAGTCGTGTTGTAAAGGATGCTGTCGGCATCATGACCATTTGCTCCATCCCTGAACGTGATGAAATCATGCTGACCGTCTTCTTGGACCTCACAAGCCACCATCCTCTGTTGAACGTAGACGCCTGGAGAGGTCAGGTTCAGCTGTTTTTTGACTATGCCCAACCTCCTCTTCATCTCCATTATACTCTGCAGCACCACACCCAAGGCTACCTGTCCCAGGTCAAGCTCCTCCCCTCTCTCACCTCCAGCACCAACCTTCATCACTCTGTTGGTCTCTGAGTCATAGTACCCCACCTGGACGTCATCCAGCATCAGAACCCCGGAGAACTCTGGGAACTGGGTTGGTCCTGAAATGTAGGTGGCCAACATCCACATCGAGTGCTTTCCAAAGCCTAAAACATTCAGAGAATTATGGGTAAGACACAGCATGAAGATCAACGTGATCATcagatcaattcaattcaattaaactcAATTCattaaaattttatttatatagcacctattacaacaaaagttatctctaggatctttccagagaccgagaacatgacccccatcattattacataaacataaacatagacaatagcaggtaaaaaaaccttaagccaaacagtggcaagaaaaactcccatttaggagggaagaaacctggaccaggaccaggatcatggggccagtacactaccactaacagaactggtaccagcagggggccggtacactaacactaacagaactggtaccagcagggggccggtacactaacactaacagaactggtaccagcagggggccggtacactaccactaacagaactggcaCTAGCAgagggccgatacactaccactaacagaactggtaccagcagggggccggtacactaccactaacagaactggcaCTAGCAgagggccgatacactaccactaacagaactggtaccagcagggggccggtactctaccactaacagaactggtacaggcagggggccggtacactaccactaacagaactggtaccagcagggggccggtacactaccactaacagaactggtacaggcagggggccgatacactaccactaacagaactggtacaggcagggggccggtacactacacTAATAGAACTGGTACgggcagggggccggtacactaccactaacaaaactggcacCAGCAGGAtaccggtacactaccactaacaaaaccgGCTTCTCTGATTGCCAGTTCGGGAGTTTTAGACCAAGTGTGAGGCTTTCAAATAAATTATAATCGCATTTAGGTTTACATTGTGTttgaagactggagttataaattggtTACGACTCCTCTGTCTCGGCCCGTGCTTTGAGGAACATGATGATTTAAGTAAccgggcggagtcgattcatttaaactaacatactcttcaggCCCAGACTGGCCATAGGGAGAACTAGAAGTATTCCCGATCCCCCGGTCTAGGATGTGCCTGCTGGCCTGCTGGCCTGCCGCCTGCggccctccctctctcttttttttttacaggctGCTGGTGAGCCGGCTATCTGACTTTTTTTCCAAGTCAGAGAGTCAGGCCAGCCCAATCAGAGGCCACTCAGGCCAGGAGCATGTGAGGAGGGCAAGATGATTGGTTTGTTTCGATTAACACCCGCCCCAACAGTCTGTATTAACCAAACatacagcgtgtgtgtgtgtgtgtgtgtgtgtgtgtggcgacGGGACCCGGAGAGGAGACGAGTCCAGATGAGGCACATcttgtaatattataatataataatatactaatgtaatattaagactttattctcataatattacaactttattctcatattattatgactttattctggtcaTTTCGAAtgatttttgtcttagtttggccttaatactccgtcgtacgacTGACTCCTGGCCTGAAAAAGTTTCCCAGTTCGGCCCTGAAActcttcctcctgcagctgtttctgttaaacagaaaaatatCATTCCTGCCCTCTGTAATTAGATTGTTTACTAATAAAGACTTGGATCTTAATGATCATATATTTAGTAATTGGCATCTAATTTTCAGATCAGAAGTTGAAGAAAGTCAGGTGTGTTGTGAATAATCCTCCTTtggttttctaaaaaaaaaaaaggtaaagaaacaaagaaaaacagctgTTTCCAGCAGTATTTGTTACCTGAACTCGtcaccaggtggaggagcagaAACCCCGACATCAGCTggaaaacaaacatatttataaTACTGCTGGTAAAAACCCGATCGTCTGTTTCTGAGTTCTTAGTTCCTCTTTTAGAGGTGAAAGAAAAGTCAGATAAAAAAAGAGATTTCCTGTCAGAGCACAGTGTCCCCGCCCTGAACCCTCAGCGCAACACAAGCTTCACAAAAGCGGAAAACATATTGAGACAGCATTTCCCGTTTTATTATGGGTTATTGGATAAGAAATGTAACAACAAGTTTATAAGTGCTGTCTTTAAGTCGAGATCGTTTAACGACTATCACAGAGGTTTATATTCTGACACTTCACAGTCTTTAAGTTTGTCTACATTAGAAAAAGCCCACTCAAATTGTATCAAATGGCCCATTCCCCCCAAAGTCaaggaaactcattttaaattgattaataAAATGTATCCAACCGCTGAATTCTTGAGACATAGgtttaaatttgaagttgacccctgtgttttttgtaatgaatcggaagaatcacttgatcacatgtttttattgtgtcctGTCTCAAAATTTTTTTGGCATGAAGTAAGAAATtggctatctttaaaaatgaatgacattCCAAATTTAGAAATcgttaacattattttttatataaatactATTGACAAATCAGTGTCTTCTTGGTTAATGTCACTCTCTTACTGGCTAAATACCACATACAttgttgtaagtggagaaaaatgaagccctctttccatttttttataaatgatttcaaaagttttttgtttctttaaaaaaatattaagtcaaataattctgcaaaaaatatcttttattttaagtctctttctgaaatgtcgatgttatttgctttaaaatgccTTATTGTTCCTTTGTATTGACTTGTCTATCTTAGATTTGTTTATATGTCTCTTGTTCAAAAACCTCTaagatgttcttttttcttattatatttcctctactagcagttttgtataaagtgtgtttttcttgtttaaaaagttattaaataaaaaaaaaaaaaaagcggaaAACCTGAGTTTCCTGAGAGGAGGAGGATAGGCGTCTGAAAGTTTAACAAGTAAAACACTGAAGTAAGATCAAGTTTATAAATGTCGCTTTTGCTGTTATAAATGAAATATCGTTCACTGTTGTGTTTATGTGAAGAATAAAAGTGGAAACGGCGTTCGTTTATCAAAACTAACGTTCaacagcctgaattatggttctgcgttggtgtaacgcggaaccataaatcagccttaatttaGCCATCATGGAGAACTTTAATCttttataataatatttatatataattaacCTGATCGGACTAAATACCTTTTCTAAATGTCTAATATTGTAGAATAATGCTGGAAGTTCAGGCTTCAGTAGTTCTAAACAAACAGACTAATGTAAAACTTTTATtagtaatattaataaacaAAGAATGTAGAAATATTTGTTTAAATTAGTTAAATACAGAAGatgaatattattttatttatttattttactcagGAAGAAAAACCTAAAACTTTGACCAGTTCATGTTCTGTCTGTTTTGATGAATAAATCTTTATCCTGTTATGAGACAGAAATGTTCcgattttaatgcattttcaaaataaaggtatATTTTGGTAATTTGGTtaaatattgtgtttttctgCGTTGTACTATAAATCATTCTAAAGGAACCCATCTAAGTATAAAACCCCACACTTTCAGTTGATCATGAATAAATGCAGAATAATAACAGATTTAGACAAAACAGAgactccttcaaaataaaagtaaatccaGTCTTTTCTTTGAGCGTTACAAAGTTTTCCAGAATGAGTGTGTTTGAGCCGCTGAACTTCATCTGAACACTGAAGCAATGGAGAGAAAATGAACCATAAACAGGTTTATGTTTCTTTATTAatcaataataatcataattctTAATGAATTAATTCATCAAGAATAACATTTAGACGAGTATAAGCATCTTACAAATTCAATACAATTTTATTACTACGGAACATCGCCAGAATCCGCCCATCTCTCACCGTCCTCTCACCAggccaacgttccgggggccgtcctggggactgggccgaccggcgagacagctccggGGGACGTCCCCGAGGCCTGGGTCTTGACGCGGGGCCTGGACGGCTTGGTGTGGGGCTTGGCTGGCGTGACGGGGACTCTGGGCGTGACAGggtgttttgggagaaaactcaattaggttctaggagtggtcggctgtaccaaaatgaatcacacacacacctcgcctttgctataagatatgaatacatctattagcaaaaagcaagcatttacatagaagacatccacaaaactaccagtttgctaggataatttgccaagttatcccccgcaaatagCAGTACACACAAAACCACCAGTTTTCTAGGATAATTTGTCgagttatcccccgcaaatggcaGAGCCCACAAAATTactcgtttgctaggataaAGTGTCAAGTTATCCCCAGCAAATGGCAGAGCAATATTCCTCACACACAACTAGAAAGGGTTTTTTAAGGCCTCATACTCTTACCTCGACACTGGACTGTAGAGCCGGGGACAGTCCGGATAGAGTAAGCCAAGGAAAAAAAACGCGCCGGGCGTCCTGCACTGACCCACGGCAGACTCTAAATCCGAACTTCCGGCTACcgcgtctttatacctttccctcagcaccttgcagaggggggggggggggggaggcctATTCGCCCCCCCGTCCGCAAGCTCTCAAAATAAGTTTCGGCTCACACGGGACCAAAATCCCGTACGAACCAGGCTCTTTCTCACAGAACTCatacttttctttatttaaatcttgaaatacaatgaaaaattaagatcgAAGGCAACATAAAAATACAGAGATTCCAGCACcaaattgaaaataaataaacaaatgaatatatataaaggacaagacagtttaatgtaaattaaaaagataaataaaaataaaaacagcataatGTGCGAGAGTAAGTTTCATGTTAACAAATTCAGCGATTTACAGATGCCGATGGTTCTTTTGtgcctttgtgttttttgatgagCAGATCGTCCTCATATATTGTTCAAGTTCTTTTTTGAGTATAAAGAGTTCAGGCTTTCTGTGGATGAATTTGCACTAATCTATGTGAAACTTTactaaaaataaagacagatttataaaaaagaaagcgtcCTTATCTGTGTTATTGAAAATTATGATaaccaaaaataacattcttataataaagatgaaaatcagaaaagacaGAATCAGCAATAATATACTCCAGAATTTATAAGTGAATTCACACGACCAGAATAAGTGAGAatatcggtgcgtccgaaatgccatactaaacagtgtatactaaaaagtatacttaaattcagcacacttttgaataaatatctgtagtgtgcattaatttggacgtactatcAAGAGCACACACGacacttcctgccgtagggaggggggggagttgttaccatggtaacctgtcacagcagcagtagcagctccgctctttcccgtttattctggcggaaacaagatgacattatataatattattaaatacgaatattataatattaatattatataataatattattatacttaatattatatttatgacatatatacgtatcacttagcaaccaaacaccgctgtattgcattgtgggaagtttctgttcGGCTAGtagtccatcaatccacactaaaaaaattctccagaatgagtatggatatagtacatactattgagtatggatagtacatactactgagtacgttgtaatgtttcggacgcactaaaaaatctcgcatactcattttgcatactcattagggtggaagtatgtgatttcggacgcagcctctGTCTCAGGCTGCCTTTGGCAAGAAGAACAATTAACATCTATATCATTCTAAaattttgataaatattgttttgcagGGTAGAATCTGTGTATCAATATAAAAGAGATCTCTTTGACTTTATTTGTTAGAAAAAATCTTTGTGGTAACGACCAAACTTTTGTCCACTCAATATCTGTTTACTGGCTATCAATAATTTGAGCCAGTAAACTGTGGCTGGTGGGATGGAAGTTAAACCAACGTGGCTCTTACTTTGGCATTCGGAAGCTTAGCAGTCTTTCAGTCCAGATCTGATGCTCACAACCTCTGGAACCGTGTCTTCAGGATTCAGGTGTCTGCTCCGGGACTCTCctgtgtttccatggagacgCCCTCTGACCCtgacctcttcctcttcctcatcttcatcatcagcaccaggacgacgggagcagagatgacggacacacacacacacacacacacacacacacacacacac
Coding sequences within it:
- the LOC133440500 gene encoding hereditary hemochromatosis protein homolog encodes the protein MFVFQLMSGFLLLHLVTSSGFGKHSMWMLATYISGPTQFPEFSGVLMLDDVQVGYYDSETNRVMKVGAGGERGEELDLGQVALGVVLQSIMEMKRRLGIVKKQLNLTSPGVYVQQRMVACEVQEDGQHDFITFRDGANGHDADSILYNTTHFLYGGGDGWDFQLDTMKQSQMQMFFSEVYLPFCVQILRRLLESNKHLVMRRVRPRLRLLSQPGGGGAQITCLATDFYPRHINLTLLRDGEPVDEDQMTVGSVLPNGNGLYQLRKTLMVDEEELQRKHKYTCAASHLSLDNRLDVSWRVESFHSFRVHVISAPVVLLVVVILLLVLMMKMRKRSGSESISMETQESPGASTDEGSEPGVEDRDVTT